The Daphnia pulex isolate KAP4 chromosome 6, ASM2113471v1 genome contains the following window.
aatagaaaagaaacttgttaCAAATTCGTGAATGTTATTGCCTGAGGAACATTTATCATGTGTGCCCCCTGTCATGGcagtttttttcattgtttgcACTGTAACCATCACACCTTGGTGCAGATTTGAGATCTGAAACAGCGTAACAACAAGGCCAGATATGccagtttttcttgttcttgtatTGACCTGTCATCAACAATCTCAGTATCATCGCTCACAGGGTTTAgccactgtctcattttcaacttttccttacttgttgctttgtcaaaatttttcgtaaccaattttttatttttcatttagatataCAGCATCCCGTTTGACTGGAGAAACTACTGATGTCGGTCCGAATTAcctatctcttcttcccctttcttaaaaagtcctcgtgtacacccatgcgagtgtgggggtattcacgagggcccccctttttcctatcctgcctgCTGGATGCACCTCTTCAACGAATGGAGCCAaagtggatgcctggccgtatttcccgggcataaaggtaggaaaaatactctctattcttcctttttgattatCTGGTGTTGATTGTAAATCTTTAAggacggagtacgattattccagagctaggcggttgactggaactgttttccctgtttgctatttttgtttactcagtcacggtttttttaaataaccaaAGGAAGTGGTTGTTCATTTGGTaaaacgactgcagatcaggcttgttttgtatctaacaactttgtctgtgggtaaacaaaattcaaatttttttaacttgacacttcaagcaaagtaACACAGAAAACTATAGAAAATGTTGTAACCAAGAGGGACCTATCGGCACCTCTTCGTTCAAGTTTATCAATCGAAAATTGCGAAATCTTTTCCAAGCTGGCCGAAACCTTTCATCTACAACCGTTCACCCAACACTAAATTagtgaaaacgaaaattaaatcTATACATTTGTGTTAGTAACAAGCCAATTATCAAGACTGGGTGTTGGTATGGTTGAGCTTCGCCAACGACATTCACTTTTCGAGGTGGCCGTCGAGCATCTTGACGACATGTTGGGGCATCGGCGGAGGAGTTGGCAAATGGTCACCGGTGGCCACGAATCCGTTCTCGTTCGAAGTCCAGACGACGCTGATTGGAGTGCCATCGGGAGAGAGGTAGGAATAAGATCCACTTGAGATGGTGCCGATATCCTCGGCTTTGGGTCCGACTCGTTTCTGATTGCCGCTCTCGTCGACCTTGGTTCCGTCTTCGCCTTCGAAACTGTCGTCGCCGTAAAAGCGTGTCGTTATTATATCATGATGGCCCAGCGCTGGCGCTATACAGTCTCAGCTATTAACACGTCTATGCAAATGAGATCTCGGCTCTCTAGGTCACCTGTACGAGTAACTGCCGTCAGGGTTGTTCTCACTGATTGAACGGACGATGGCGATGGGTTTCACCTCATCCAACTTGTCGGTGGGAGCGGCCCAGACGGTGGCCAGTAGACCGAGGAAAACTCCGAAAATGAACTGAAAACACACATCAGCGAAGATCAGAGAAAACCACCGCAAGAATGTAGGTAGGGGGGAAACTTaccactttcattttttctttttctttttaaattttgtttaaggGCTAGAAGAAAGTAATAGAAGAGCCAAATCGGTCAGTGGTGTAAAGGGAGAGGGTCGATTAGGCCTACTGCTGGTCTAGTCGAAGTGGTTCGCCCTTTTTATAGGCCATCGCGTTGCttctgttttttccttcttccttttgccTTGTACAAGTATACACACAGAACATGTTTGGGATTATAGGGGAAAAGGTTGGTTATAATACGTCGGGGTTAGCACCTGCGGCGACAGATATCATCATATCATTATCCCCCTGGCCCAGTAGCCCATTGATAAGGCATTCCTATATTCCCTGCCATAGGGCTACAGACACATATATTAGGAATGTCCGACAATGTGTCTAATGATATCCGAAtatactttctttttcttttgggttgtgtGGTTGTGGCTAACTTAATAACGTCCGggagaattctttttttttacgagatTCAAATCACAGTTGTTGTTTCAAAGTTCAACTGCATTTCTTCTGGACTTTGTGGTATTTGACTCTCTCACCTGACCTTGATGTGTTTATAACTTTGTGATAGTGTCTTCTGTTCTATACAAAATGTGTGGCCGTGTAGAAAGCCAGCCGCAGACCACCAGGAAGGAATAGATATCCATACCTTGagggaaatcaaattgaacGATAAATTTGCTGAATAATCGCCTTTCAGATTTTCAGCCACTGCTTGAGAATGCACGTCCCTTGCATTATGACGCGATAAAAATGCGGGTGACATTTGCCGATATCATCGCATCCACTTCTGGATGTTGAATTACCGGTCCATTGCCTTTTTCGTGACGGCCTTTACCATTTTACAAGTAGCACACGCCGTATTTATTACATTGCTGTCTTCACGTCTGCGCTACACAGACGCACCGATTGTTACTTATGGTGGCCcgatttttcaatcaaattcggtagtttcccttttttttactgctttGTCCCTCCTTTATGTAATAAATCATTCGCCGGGCCAGATACAACCACACACTCTGTTCTCTAGACGTTCTTTTTTTAGCTTCACTCGAATGAATCtcttggcattttttttccccaattgaAAAACTTTGTGTGGCTATCAAAAAGTtgttgcttctgctgctggatcagcgataaggatttttttttctcttttgccgAGCTGTTAACCAGCATATGGCCAAATGGAATTTTGGCCGCGCGGTCTCGGATatccacaaaacaaaacacggcAGTTATCTGTTGGTTCGTCTTTACGACGTTGACTCAAagaattcgttttttcttcttcttcccctttttttactatttgatTTCTCCGAGGACCTCCGATTTAAGGATTTTTAACAAAGcaataaaaggaaaagtgaAAACGTTCGAGTtgagttggtttttttcttaaagaaaaatgttgtcgtttgtattttctttctgacacaaaatgtagaaaatggaaaagaaatcagGGTAATGTGTAGTCATATGGGGGATACGAGTAACAATGACCgaattttgtgttgttcctgttgttgtttgggtttTGCGTGTACAGCTAAGATATCAAAAAAGCCTATAGAAAAATGGGTGAAATAATGTTCAAAACGACCGATGAACAAGTCCGTTGGCAACGCCGAAAGAAAGTCGCAAGGAGAGACGAAATGGGAAATATTTGTGTGGGACGATGTGCGTGTTTGTTTGGCATCCGATCGGTCGATATTTACATCATGGGCTGTTTGTTTCCGGTGAATATTCCAGTTGTCGGTTCGGATGGAAATTTGGAATCGTTTACAGGAGGCCGGCAGCCTTCAAGTCGGCGAGCATCTTGACGACATGCTCGGGCATGGGGGGAGGTGTGGGCAAATGGTCACCGGTGGCCTGGAAACCGTTCTCATCTGCGACCCAGTTGACAGTCAAGACGACGCCATCGGGAGTGGTGAAGGAGTAAGATCCGCGGGAAACGGTGCCGATATCTTCGGGCTTAGGTCCGACTTGTTTCTGGTTGCCACTTTCCTCCATCTTGGTGCCATCTTCGCTCTCGAAACTGCCAGGCATCACATCGGATTAGATGTACTATAAAATGAGAAGTCTGGTTGTTCTAAAGTGTTACCTGTACGAGTAACTGCCATCGGCGTTGTTCTCGCTGGCCGAGCGGACGATGGCGATGGGCTTGACTTCGTCCACTTTTGCGGGAGCGGCGTTGCAGGCGACCAAGAGACCACAGAAA
Protein-coding sequences here:
- the LOC124196119 gene encoding endocuticle structural glycoprotein SgAbd-3-like encodes the protein MKVFILGVFCGLLVACNAAPAKVDEVKPIAIVRSASENNADGSYSYSFESEDGTKMEESGNQKQVGPKPEDIGTVSRGSYSFTTPDGVVLTVNWVADENGFQATGDHLPTPPPMPEHVVKMLADLKAAGLL
- the LOC124196120 gene encoding endocuticle structural glycoprotein ABD-4-like, whose product is MKVFIFGVFLGLLATVWAAPTDKLDEVKPIAIVRSISENNPDGSYSYSFEGEDGTKVDESGNQKRVGPKAEDIGTISSGSYSYLSPDGTPISVVWTSNENGFVATGDHLPTPPPMPQHVVKMLDGHLEK